The Paramormyrops kingsleyae isolate MSU_618 chromosome 11, PKINGS_0.4, whole genome shotgun sequence genome includes a window with the following:
- the LOC111846753 gene encoding forkhead box protein B1, with the protein MPRPGRNTYSDQKPPYSYISLTAMAIQSCPEKMLPLSEIYKFIMDRFPYYRENTQRWQNSLRHNLSFNDCFIKIPRRPDQPGKGSFWALHPSCGDMFENGSFLRRRKRFKVMTTSDHLAPNKPSDAAHYLQQQAKLRLSALAATGTHLPQMSSYNLGVSQPSTFKHPFAIENIIAREYKMPGGLAFSTMQSMSAGYPLHNQLTTTWPHMYSTSVIDTAAPISMASSDYSAYGMPIKSLCHGGQTLPAIPVPIKPTPASVPGLSALPAHIPAFLSNSPQSLSPTSPQTATSQSSPATPSETLTNPSSALQSVAVH; encoded by the coding sequence ATGCCTCGACCCGGGAGAAACACATACAGCGACCAGAAGCCACCTTACTCGTACATTTCTCTAACTGCCATGGCTATCCAGAGCTGTCCGGAGAAGATGCTACCTCTAAGCGAGATTTACAAGTTCATAATGGACAGGTTCCCGTATTACAGGGAGAACACGCAGAGGTGGCAGAATTCTCTGCGACACAACTTATCCTTCAACGACTGTTTCATTAAGATCCCGCGGCGGCCGGACCAGCCGGGTAAGGGCAGTTTCTGGGCTCTGCACCCTAGTTGTGGCGACATGTTTGAAAATGGGAGTTTTTTGAGGCGCCGTAAACGCTTTAAGGTGATGACGACATCAGACCACTTGGCACCCAACAAGCCCTCGGACGCTGCCCATTACCTACAGCAGCAAGCCAAACTCCGACTGAGCGCGCTGGCGGCCACTGGCACCCACCTCCCGCAGATGTCCAGCTATAACTTAGGGGTGTCCCAGCCGTCAACCTTCAAGCACCCATTTGCCATCGAGAACATCATTGCAAGAGAATATAAGATGCCGGGAGGACTCGCGTTTTCCACGATGCAGTCGATGTCCGCTGGTTATCCCCTGCATAACCAGCTGACGACAACGTGGCCCCATATGTACAGTACCAGCGTGATAGACACAGCAGCTCCTATTTCAATGGCCAGTAGTGACTACAGTGCTTATGGCATGCCTATTAAATCTCTCTGCCACGGTGGGCAGACATTACCTGCCATCCCGGTGCCAATAAAGCCCACGCCGGCCTCGGTGCCTGGTCTTTCCGCACTGCCGGCGCATATCCCGGCGTTCCTGTCGAACTCTCCCCAGTCTCTGAGCCCCACATCCCCGCAGACAGCTACCAGCCAAAGCAGCCCTGCCACCCCGAGCGAGACCCTGACAAACCCGTCTTCTGCGTTGCAGTCGGTGGCGGTGCACTGA